A window of the Halobacterium hubeiense genome harbors these coding sequences:
- a CDS encoding M23 family metallopeptidase, with protein MSSSSPGDSGSVRSRLRERLKSADPFWLAALGLLGVLGDRVPGLELLQLFHAFWLFLLWPFAAAVVGGLRRWRRGEAPEPGPRDWLAMSDGWRGVAAFLLGVPLSIVNPLLGRQDVMQLLGSGVAAARYGGSLPGPETFAQSARYRLPVDGTWTVVNGSPMREHSHSWFPATQRYAYDLVVTDDEGRTRPADADASVENYYCYDRPVLAPADGVVVDVHDGDPQLGRAGGFSHPFKRTVTGNAVTIRHAPGEYTSLVHLVPGSVEVEPGERVSRGQRVARCGHSGNSSEPHLHVQLQDHPAFEVAAGLPVRFDDVAVETPGVDVAADWDDPDDGAGRSVHVGQRVTHAPDGEPPQRDDAASNEDPTSAGGLGAVRTAARLSNGFAVGGFATAVAGFVVSAATISLGLAAAAGAAFAAFAGKRLFGSGVGLGSVATVAGVAAAAAAVGGVTASDALPAVRTFALGGGVFLLGFAVFVAGWEYARLALLGDPFARRGD; from the coding sequence ATGTCCTCCTCGTCCCCCGGCGACTCCGGGTCGGTGCGGTCGCGGCTCCGCGAGCGGCTGAAATCCGCGGACCCGTTCTGGTTGGCGGCACTCGGTCTCCTCGGCGTGCTCGGCGACCGCGTCCCCGGGCTGGAGCTTCTCCAGTTGTTCCACGCCTTCTGGCTGTTCCTGCTGTGGCCGTTCGCCGCCGCGGTCGTCGGCGGGCTCCGACGGTGGCGCCGCGGCGAGGCGCCCGAGCCGGGGCCGCGGGACTGGCTGGCGATGAGCGATGGGTGGCGCGGCGTCGCGGCGTTCCTGCTGGGCGTCCCGCTGTCGATAGTGAACCCCCTGTTGGGGCGACAGGACGTGATGCAGTTGCTGGGCAGCGGCGTCGCCGCGGCCCGGTACGGCGGCTCGCTCCCCGGCCCGGAGACGTTCGCACAGTCAGCGCGGTACCGGCTCCCCGTGGACGGGACGTGGACGGTCGTCAACGGCAGCCCGATGCGAGAGCACTCCCACTCGTGGTTCCCGGCGACCCAGCGGTACGCCTACGACCTCGTGGTCACCGACGACGAGGGACGCACTCGGCCCGCGGACGCCGACGCGAGCGTCGAGAACTACTACTGCTACGACCGGCCCGTGCTCGCGCCCGCGGACGGCGTCGTCGTGGACGTCCACGACGGCGACCCGCAGCTCGGGCGCGCCGGCGGCTTCTCCCACCCGTTCAAGCGCACCGTCACGGGGAACGCCGTCACGATTCGGCACGCGCCGGGCGAGTACACCAGCCTCGTCCACCTTGTCCCGGGGAGCGTCGAAGTCGAGCCCGGCGAGCGCGTCTCGCGCGGCCAGCGCGTCGCCCGGTGCGGGCACTCCGGGAACTCCTCGGAGCCACACCTCCACGTCCAGCTGCAGGACCACCCCGCCTTCGAGGTCGCCGCGGGGCTGCCCGTCCGGTTCGACGACGTGGCCGTCGAGACGCCGGGCGTTGACGTCGCCGCCGACTGGGACGACCCCGACGACGGCGCGGGCCGCTCCGTCCACGTCGGCCAGCGAGTCACGCACGCCCCCGACGGCGAGCCGCCGCAGCGCGACGACGCGGCCTCGAACGAGGACCCGACGTCTGCAGGCGGACTCGGTGCCGTTCGGACGGCCGCTCGGCTCTCCAACGGGTTCGCCGTCGGCGGGTTCGCCACCGCCGTCGCCGGGTTCGTCGTGTCGGCGGCGACAATTTCGCTCGGGCTCGCGGCGGCCGCCGGCGCCGCGTTCGCCGCATTCGCCGGGAAGCGGCTGTTCGGAAGTGGCGTCGGCCTCGGGTCGGTCGCCACGGTCGCAGGAGTGGCAGCGGCGGCGGCAGCCGTGGGCGGTGTCACCGCCTCGGACGCGCTCCCCGCCGTGAGGACGTTCGCACTCGGCGGCGGCGTCTTCCTGCTCGGGTTCGCGGTGTTCGTCGCCGGCTGGGAGTACGCGCGGCTGGCGCTGCTCGGCGACCCGTTCGCGCGCCGCGGCGACTGA
- a CDS encoding heavy metal translocating P-type ATPase produces MDTQSIKQYYRKRRKAIVVAVSGLLYAGGWTLGYLTTLDTASTAILVLAAVVGGYDIAKTAYHEVKSRTLGIKTLVTLAAVGAIVIGSYWEAAAVVFLFALGSYLEGRTMRKTRNALEELLEMTPDTATVRRDGEQQEVPAREVEAGEVVVVKPGEKIPVDGAVVEGESAVNQAPVTGESAPVHKADGDEVYAGTINQEGSLEVETTGSGTDTTLQRIIRRVEEAQEAQSPTENLIDRFAKYYTPGVLALAVGAYAVTQNAILSLTLLVIGCPGALVIGPPVSIVSAIGNAARSGVLMKGGEHLEQAGKIDLVAFDKTGTLTKGETTVADAAGFDAGTGEVLEIAAIAEKKSEHHLGDAILEAAQDRPVEVTDGGTEAVQADTESAPADARSVPDPESFDVVAGKGVVARHDGREIVVGNRSLLDERDVEVPGEVGDYVREREERGETVVHVVRDGVVVGAIAMRDELREAAPGVVQKIQDAGIETVMLTGDNERVAAAVAEAVGIDDYRAELLPEDKQAVIEEYREDGRVVAMVGDGINDAPSLATADVGIAMGAAGTDTAIETADMALMADDLDRIPYAVELSKATRWNIFENVGLAVLTVTLLLAGVLTSYVTLALGMLVHEASVLAVIGNGMRLLRY; encoded by the coding sequence ATGGATACGCAATCAATCAAACAGTACTACCGCAAACGTCGGAAGGCCATCGTCGTCGCGGTGAGCGGCCTGCTGTACGCCGGCGGCTGGACCCTCGGCTACCTCACCACCCTCGATACCGCGAGCACCGCGATCCTCGTCCTCGCGGCGGTCGTCGGCGGCTACGACATCGCCAAGACCGCCTACCACGAGGTTAAGAGCCGGACCCTCGGCATCAAGACGCTCGTGACGCTGGCGGCCGTCGGCGCAATCGTAATCGGCTCGTACTGGGAGGCCGCCGCGGTGGTCTTCCTGTTCGCGCTGGGGTCGTACCTCGAAGGCCGGACGATGCGGAAGACGCGCAACGCCCTCGAAGAACTGCTGGAGATGACGCCCGACACGGCCACCGTGCGCCGCGACGGCGAGCAACAAGAGGTGCCGGCCCGCGAGGTCGAAGCGGGCGAGGTCGTGGTCGTCAAACCCGGCGAGAAGATTCCCGTGGACGGCGCCGTCGTCGAGGGCGAGAGCGCCGTCAACCAGGCGCCGGTGACCGGGGAGAGCGCGCCCGTCCACAAGGCCGACGGCGACGAGGTCTACGCCGGGACGATCAATCAGGAGGGCTCGCTGGAGGTCGAGACGACCGGCTCCGGCACCGACACCACGCTCCAGCGGATCATCCGGCGGGTCGAGGAGGCACAGGAGGCCCAGTCGCCGACCGAGAACCTGATCGACCGCTTCGCGAAGTACTACACGCCCGGTGTGCTCGCGCTGGCTGTCGGCGCCTACGCAGTCACACAGAACGCGATTCTGTCACTGACGCTGCTGGTCATCGGCTGTCCGGGCGCGCTGGTGATCGGGCCGCCGGTCAGCATCGTCTCGGCTATCGGCAACGCAGCGCGTTCGGGCGTCCTCATGAAGGGCGGCGAGCACCTCGAACAGGCCGGCAAGATCGACCTCGTCGCCTTCGACAAGACCGGCACGCTCACCAAGGGCGAAACGACTGTGGCCGACGCCGCGGGGTTCGACGCCGGAACCGGCGAGGTGCTGGAAATCGCGGCCATCGCCGAGAAGAAGAGCGAACACCACCTCGGTGACGCCATCCTCGAAGCGGCCCAGGACCGCCCGGTCGAAGTCACCGATGGCGGGACAGAAGCCGTCCAGGCAGACACCGAATCAGCACCCGCGGACGCACGTTCGGTCCCCGACCCCGAGAGCTTCGACGTCGTCGCCGGCAAAGGTGTCGTCGCACGCCACGACGGCCGCGAAATCGTCGTCGGGAACCGCTCGTTGCTCGACGAGCGCGACGTCGAGGTCCCCGGGGAAGTCGGCGACTACGTCCGTGAGCGCGAGGAGCGCGGCGAGACTGTCGTCCACGTCGTCCGTGACGGCGTCGTCGTCGGCGCCATCGCCATGCGCGACGAACTCCGCGAGGCGGCGCCCGGCGTCGTCCAGAAGATCCAGGACGCCGGTATCGAGACGGTGATGCTGACCGGCGACAACGAGCGCGTCGCGGCCGCGGTGGCCGAGGCGGTCGGCATCGACGACTACCGCGCGGAACTGCTCCCCGAGGACAAGCAGGCGGTCATCGAGGAGTACCGCGAGGACGGCCGCGTCGTGGCGATGGTCGGCGACGGCATCAACGACGCGCCGTCGCTGGCGACCGCCGACGTGGGCATCGCCATGGGCGCCGCCGGGACCGACACCGCCATCGAGACGGCGGACATGGCGCTGATGGCGGACGACCTCGACCGCATCCCCTACGCCGTCGAACTCAGCAAGGCCACCCGGTGGAACATCTTCGAGAACGTCGGCCTCGCGGTGCTGACGGTGACGCTCCTGCTGGCAGGGGTCCTGACGAGCTACGTCACGCTCGCGCTCGGGATGCTCGTCCACGAGGCCAGCGTCCTCGCGGTCATCGGCAACGGGATGCGGCTGCTGCGCTACTGA
- a CDS encoding heavy-metal-associated domain-containing protein — protein sequence MSETQLRVLDFDCPSCASTVERALSNVAGVEDVEVHYSTGRVEIDYDDSVADPATFEQTIENQGYTPQPA from the coding sequence ATGAGCGAAACCCAACTCCGCGTGCTGGACTTCGACTGCCCGAGCTGTGCGAGCACCGTCGAACGCGCCCTCTCGAACGTCGCGGGCGTCGAAGACGTCGAGGTCCACTACTCGACTGGTCGCGTCGAAATCGACTACGACGACAGCGTCGCCGACCCCGCCACGTTCGAACAGACCATCGAGAACCAGGGCTACACGCCCCAGCCCGCCTGA
- a CDS encoding ArsR/SmtB family transcription factor has protein sequence MSTPDTGNDLEDIAVRDTRVSDAIDEPMRAMILDILADETLTASDVHARLADRGIDRTENTVRHHINELRDAGLVDVVRFEEGRGGTTKYYGANTTVLSYSLPESADPAVEEMVDSVQPQVEAALATLTDEYDDVIDDITAEMEPCEHCRTQKYETYVMLTVLRRAFVRAQQDG, from the coding sequence ATGAGCACGCCCGATACCGGGAACGACCTCGAAGACATCGCCGTTCGAGATACGCGGGTGTCGGATGCCATCGACGAACCGATGCGGGCGATGATTCTCGACATACTCGCCGACGAGACGCTGACAGCGAGCGACGTCCACGCCCGCCTCGCCGACAGGGGTATCGACCGGACGGAGAACACGGTGCGCCACCACATCAACGAACTTCGGGACGCCGGACTCGTAGACGTCGTCCGCTTCGAGGAAGGCCGTGGCGGGACGACGAAGTACTACGGGGCGAACACGACCGTCCTCTCGTACTCGCTTCCCGAGTCGGCCGACCCGGCTGTCGAGGAGATGGTTGATTCCGTCCAGCCGCAAGTCGAGGCTGCGCTCGCCACGCTGACTGACGAGTACGACGACGTGATCGACGACATCACGGCGGAGATGGAACCCTGCGAGCACTGCCGAACCCAGAAATACGAGACGTACGTGATGTTGACAGTCCTCCGACGGGCCTTCGTTCGAGCACAGCAAGACGGATAG
- a CDS encoding winged helix-turn-helix transcriptional regulator → MNEGDIEVESRRAIYQEIADSPGIHFRALLDTLPYAQGTLQYHLRQLADEDLIDVSDDGKYTRYYPAADFDEAEQTVMNALRREYSRRILAHLLADGPLSTTDLSDRLDKAQSTVSWHLSKLADADLVTKERDGRRVVYDVENPDRVKYLYTIHQQSFTDRVVDRLLGLWEGY, encoded by the coding sequence ATGAACGAGGGAGACATCGAGGTGGAGTCTCGGCGAGCGATCTACCAGGAGATTGCCGACTCGCCCGGGATTCACTTCCGGGCGCTTCTGGACACGCTCCCGTACGCACAGGGGACGCTCCAGTACCACCTTCGCCAGCTCGCCGACGAGGACCTGATCGACGTCTCCGACGACGGCAAGTACACGCGCTACTACCCTGCTGCGGACTTCGACGAGGCGGAGCAGACGGTGATGAACGCGCTACGCCGCGAGTACAGCCGCCGCATTCTCGCGCACCTGCTCGCGGACGGCCCGCTCTCGACGACCGACCTGAGCGACCGCCTCGACAAAGCCCAATCGACGGTCTCCTGGCATCTCTCGAAACTGGCCGACGCTGACCTCGTCACCAAAGAACGGGACGGGCGACGCGTCGTCTACGACGTGGAGAACCCGGACCGCGTCAAGTATCTCTACACGATCCATCAGCAATCCTTCACCGACCGTGTCGTCGACCGGCTCCTCGGCCTCTGGGAGGGCTACTGA
- a CDS encoding FAD:protein FMN transferase: MKPHLVSGDERFGEEVREFRCCDTEFRIRASGLRAGRTASVARRTAEALEEQLNAFDETSAVSHLNDDGAVDNEHVARLVRRGLEYYERTDHVFDIHQGRVEHDLKAFLRGDRASPPEAFDTGAVTVDDTHVRTTVPLDLNGLAKGYIVDQAAGALDGFGRRGFVSGGGDMSPPMGPVAIESPYGDDTPLKVLDTEWNVATSGGYQRERRGTDHIYDPATERLGSRHESVTVVARRDCMEADALATTLAALPLADAESLAADWPGLEALIIHDGVFHATENFTTHVLDT, from the coding sequence ATGAAGCCCCATCTCGTGTCGGGAGACGAGCGATTCGGCGAGGAAGTCCGGGAGTTCCGCTGCTGTGATACGGAGTTCCGCATTCGAGCGAGCGGGCTGCGAGCCGGTCGTACAGCATCTGTGGCCCGACGGACCGCGGAAGCCCTCGAAGAGCAACTGAACGCGTTCGACGAGACGAGTGCCGTGAGTCACCTCAACGACGATGGGGCGGTCGACAACGAGCACGTCGCTCGGCTCGTGCGTCGTGGCCTCGAATACTACGAGCGCACCGACCACGTCTTCGACATCCATCAGGGACGGGTCGAACACGACCTCAAAGCATTCCTGCGTGGTGACCGGGCGTCGCCTCCCGAGGCATTCGATACTGGTGCTGTCACCGTCGACGACACCCACGTGCGGACAACCGTTCCGCTCGACTTGAATGGTCTCGCCAAGGGCTACATCGTGGATCAGGCTGCTGGCGCACTCGACGGATTCGGCCGCCGTGGATTCGTCAGTGGCGGCGGTGATATGTCTCCCCCGATGGGTCCAGTCGCTATCGAGAGTCCGTACGGTGACGACACCCCGCTGAAAGTATTGGACACCGAGTGGAACGTCGCTACTTCGGGCGGCTATCAGCGTGAACGTCGCGGAACGGACCACATCTACGACCCGGCGACAGAACGCCTCGGCTCCCGACACGAGTCAGTAACTGTCGTCGCTCGACGTGACTGCATGGAAGCGGACGCGCTCGCGACGACGCTGGCGGCTCTCCCGCTCGCCGACGCCGAGTCACTCGCGGCGGACTGGCCCGGCCTGGAAGCGCTCATCATCCACGATGGTGTCTTCCACGCGACCGAGAATTTCACAACTCATGTCCTGGACACGTAA
- a CDS encoding D-2-hydroxyacid dehydrogenase, with protein sequence MPDITVLRTGAHGTPMSEYAAALRERLPECDVALARTPADERDLVADARVVTGVDIDEALLSEADELELFAGAYAGYEHLPLDALRERGVAVTNAAGVHAPSAGEQVLGYLLTFARRLHEGWRRQQHREFRHYRAGELKGSTVTVVGLGAIGQGVVQRLQGFDVDTIGVRYTPEKGGPTDEVVGFDDEALHDAFARTDYLVLACPLTDTTRHLVDRAALNTLPPESVLVNVARGGVVDTDALVSALRREDLRGAALDVTDPEPLPEDHPLWNFENVVVTPHTAGQTPEYWNRLADILATNVPRLDADEELQNRVA encoded by the coding sequence ATGCCAGACATCACAGTCCTGCGGACGGGCGCGCACGGCACGCCGATGTCGGAGTACGCCGCGGCGCTGCGCGAACGCCTCCCCGAGTGCGACGTCGCGCTCGCGCGGACGCCCGCCGACGAGCGCGACCTCGTCGCGGACGCTCGCGTGGTGACGGGCGTGGACATCGACGAGGCCCTGCTCTCGGAAGCCGACGAACTGGAGCTGTTCGCGGGCGCGTACGCCGGCTACGAGCACCTCCCGCTGGACGCGCTCCGCGAGCGCGGCGTCGCCGTGACGAACGCCGCGGGCGTCCACGCGCCCAGCGCCGGCGAGCAGGTCCTGGGCTACCTGCTGACGTTTGCGCGACGCCTCCACGAGGGGTGGCGGCGCCAGCAGCACCGCGAGTTCCGCCACTACCGCGCGGGCGAGCTGAAGGGCTCGACGGTGACCGTCGTCGGTCTCGGCGCCATCGGGCAGGGCGTCGTCCAGCGCCTGCAGGGGTTCGACGTGGACACAATCGGCGTGCGGTACACGCCCGAGAAGGGCGGTCCGACCGACGAGGTCGTCGGTTTCGACGACGAGGCGCTCCACGACGCGTTCGCGCGCACCGACTACCTCGTGCTGGCGTGCCCGCTGACGGACACCACCCGCCACCTCGTGGACCGCGCGGCGCTGAACACGCTGCCGCCGGAGAGCGTGCTGGTGAACGTCGCGCGCGGCGGCGTCGTGGACACGGACGCGCTCGTCTCGGCGCTCCGCCGGGAGGACCTGCGGGGCGCCGCGCTGGACGTCACCGACCCCGAGCCACTCCCCGAGGACCACCCGCTGTGGAACTTCGAGAACGTCGTCGTGACCCCGCACACGGCGGGGCAGACGCCCGAGTACTGGAACCGGCTCGCCGACATCCTCGCGACGAACGTCCCGCGGCTGGATGCCGACGAGGAACTGCAGAACCGCGTCGCCTAG
- the asd gene encoding aspartate-semialdehyde dehydrogenase translates to MTSVGVLGATGAVGQRFIQLLDGHPEFELSVLTASPESAGKRYREAAKWRLDTPIPEDVAEVEVRDTDPDEIPDDTDLLFSALPSSVGERVEPALCEAGFVVSSNSSNDRAADDVPLVIPEVNADHLDLIDVQRDERGWDGALVKNPNCSTITMVPTLAALRQFGLERVHVSTLQAVSGAGYSGVTSMEIIDNAVPHIGGEEAKMETESRKLLGEFADSEVSWHDASVSASCNRIPTLDGHLENVFVETREEPTPEEVAEAFEDAPTLDLPSAPNQLVHVFEEPDRPQPRLDRMLGGGMAVAAGGIQETDTGIQYNCLAHNTIRGAAGASLLNGELLASEGWV, encoded by the coding sequence ATGACATCTGTCGGCGTACTCGGAGCGACTGGCGCGGTCGGCCAGCGATTCATCCAGTTGCTGGACGGCCACCCGGAGTTCGAACTCTCAGTGCTGACTGCGAGCCCGGAGAGCGCGGGGAAGCGGTACCGCGAGGCGGCGAAGTGGCGCCTCGACACGCCGATTCCCGAGGACGTGGCCGAGGTCGAGGTGCGCGACACCGACCCCGACGAGATTCCCGACGACACCGACCTCCTGTTCTCCGCGCTGCCGTCCAGCGTCGGCGAGCGCGTCGAACCCGCGCTCTGCGAGGCGGGGTTCGTCGTCTCCTCGAACTCCAGTAACGACCGGGCGGCCGACGACGTGCCGCTCGTGATTCCCGAGGTGAACGCCGACCACCTCGACCTCATCGACGTGCAGCGCGACGAGCGCGGCTGGGACGGCGCGCTCGTGAAGAACCCGAACTGCTCGACGATTACGATGGTGCCGACGCTCGCGGCGCTCCGGCAGTTCGGCCTCGAACGCGTCCACGTCTCCACGCTCCAGGCGGTCTCGGGCGCGGGCTACTCGGGCGTGACGTCGATGGAAATCATCGACAACGCCGTCCCGCACATCGGCGGCGAGGAAGCGAAGATGGAGACCGAGTCCCGCAAGCTCCTCGGGGAGTTCGCGGATTCGGAAGTGTCGTGGCACGACGCCAGCGTCTCCGCCTCCTGCAACCGTATCCCGACGCTGGACGGCCACCTGGAGAACGTCTTCGTGGAGACCCGCGAGGAGCCGACGCCCGAGGAGGTCGCCGAAGCCTTCGAGGACGCGCCGACGCTGGACCTGCCGAGCGCGCCCAACCAGCTCGTCCACGTCTTCGAGGAGCCCGACCGCCCGCAGCCGCGCCTCGACCGGATGCTCGGCGGCGGGATGGCCGTCGCCGCCGGCGGCATCCAGGAGACGGACACGGGCATCCAGTACAACTGCCTCGCGCACAACACCATCCGCGGCGCCGCCGGCGCCAGCCTCCTCAACGGCGAACTGCTCGCCAGCGAGGGCTGGGTCTGA
- a CDS encoding 30S ribosomal protein S17e, giving the protein MAIKPDYVKKTGNILMERYPDAFSREDFEHNKEAVTELTNVESKPVRNRIAGYITHKRE; this is encoded by the coding sequence ATGGCCATCAAGCCCGACTACGTCAAGAAGACGGGGAACATCCTCATGGAGCGATACCCCGACGCGTTCAGCCGCGAAGACTTCGAGCACAACAAGGAAGCCGTCACCGAGCTCACGAACGTCGAGTCGAAGCCGGTCCGCAACCGTATCGCGGGCTACATCACGCACAAGCGCGAGTAG
- a CDS encoding deoxyhypusine synthase, with amino-acid sequence MTDETRENVLPGSDGELGTEDVRGYDFRGDFDFFEMLDAYATTGFQATHLAEGVDIVRDMQDDDATVYLTFTSNIISSGLREVVAHLVREGHVDVIITTSGSLTEDVIKTAKPFKMGEWDADEAALREEGINRLGNIFVPSDRYVWLEEYLYDFFEDFFAEEKVRTPTEFAKELGETLDDEDSVLKNAADQDVPVFCPALTDAEIGNFLYYYRQGYDSDVGIEIVDDYDTLIEEGLLADTTGLIAVGDGVPKHHAIMTNLFRGGAEYAVYISTGMEGDGSLSGAPPEEAVSWGKIKDETETNYTQIEAEATLVFPLLVAGAFERDSE; translated from the coding sequence ATGACCGACGAGACACGCGAGAACGTCCTCCCGGGCTCGGACGGCGAGCTGGGCACCGAGGACGTCCGCGGCTACGACTTCCGCGGCGACTTCGACTTCTTCGAGATGCTGGACGCGTACGCGACCACGGGCTTCCAGGCGACGCATCTCGCGGAGGGCGTCGACATCGTGCGGGATATGCAGGACGACGACGCCACCGTCTACCTGACGTTCACGTCGAACATCATCTCCTCGGGGCTCCGGGAGGTCGTCGCGCACCTCGTCCGCGAGGGCCACGTCGACGTCATCATCACCACCTCCGGCTCCCTGACCGAGGACGTCATCAAGACCGCGAAGCCGTTCAAGATGGGCGAGTGGGACGCCGACGAGGCCGCGCTCCGCGAGGAGGGCATCAACCGCCTCGGCAACATCTTCGTGCCCTCGGACCGCTACGTCTGGCTGGAGGAGTACCTCTACGACTTCTTCGAGGATTTCTTCGCCGAGGAGAAGGTCCGCACGCCCACCGAGTTCGCAAAGGAACTCGGCGAAACCTTAGACGACGAGGACTCCGTCCTCAAGAACGCCGCCGACCAGGACGTCCCCGTGTTCTGCCCGGCGCTCACGGACGCCGAAATCGGGAACTTCCTCTACTACTACCGGCAGGGCTACGACTCCGACGTCGGCATCGAAATCGTCGACGACTACGACACGCTCATCGAGGAAGGGCTGCTCGCGGACACCACGGGCCTCATCGCGGTCGGCGACGGCGTCCCCAAGCACCACGCTATCATGACGAACCTCTTCCGCGGCGGCGCCGAGTACGCCGTCTACATCTCCACCGGCATGGAGGGCGACGGCTCCCTCTCGGGCGCGCCGCCCGAGGAAGCCGTCTCGTGGGGGAAAATCAAGGACGAGACCGAGACCAACTACACCCAGATCGAGGCCGAAGCCACGCTCGTCTTCCCGCTGCTGGTCGCCGGCGCGTTCGAGCGCGACTCGGAGTAG
- a CDS encoding type II toxin-antitoxin system HicA family toxin — MGRRTFSGAEVVRVLVNHGGFEWRRTTGDHAQLYYEHPTNDDDQRQVTVPLHDELRTGTLRGIAESAGAREFDAFCEWIDRNA, encoded by the coding sequence ATGGGGCGGCGAACGTTCTCCGGCGCCGAAGTCGTGCGCGTTCTCGTCAACCACGGCGGCTTCGAGTGGCGTCGAACGACCGGCGACCACGCGCAGCTGTACTACGAGCATCCGACGAACGACGACGACCAGCGACAGGTGACCGTTCCGCTGCACGACGAACTGCGAACGGGAACGCTCCGCGGTATCGCGGAGAGTGCTGGCGCCCGTGAATTCGACGCGTTCTGTGAGTGGATCGACCGCAACGCGTAG
- a CDS encoding type II toxin-antitoxin system HicB family antitoxin, protein MASSTRNGEAHEDEIRLWREDGWWVAEDVETGVTTQGETREDALANLDDAVSLHEGDAGREPTPEELRELGVDPADNETADDEPPDVLD, encoded by the coding sequence ATGGCGAGTTCCACGCGGAACGGCGAGGCCCACGAGGACGAAATCCGCCTCTGGCGCGAGGACGGCTGGTGGGTCGCGGAGGACGTCGAAACCGGCGTCACGACGCAGGGCGAGACTCGGGAGGACGCGCTGGCGAACCTCGACGACGCCGTTTCGCTCCACGAGGGCGACGCTGGTCGGGAGCCGACTCCCGAGGAACTCCGAGAACTCGGCGTCGACCCCGCGGACAACGAGACCGCCGACGACGAACCGCCGGACGTGCTCGACTGA